Proteins from a genomic interval of Anaerobaca lacustris:
- a CDS encoding FGGY family carbohydrate kinase, protein MGTRYILAIDQGTSGTKTVLFDAEGRIVAKATEPLKSYFPQPGFVEQDPLEIYQNVLVSVRKCLEAFRNTVGADPGAIVTCGISNQRETFVLWDESGQPLCNAVVWQCKRSVAVCDRLRNTKLAGQIERRTGLIVDPYFSGTKLLWLREHDPKVAEAIRAGRALFGTVDTWLLYKLTSGRSYLTDHTNASRTLLFNIDQLDWDAHLLAEYGLTSLRLPQARPSSFEYGVTDFEGTLPEAIPISGMIGDSHAAAFGERCFSSGTAKATLGTGCSILLNTGAKRVASKAGMVTTICWSTAERVDYALEGIIVTCGATINWLRDNMGLFADSRQTETMALAVKDNAGVYLVPAFSGLGAPHWKMDLRAAILGLTLGCDKNHIVRAALESIPYQIKDVIVAMEKDSGIRLQRLKVDGGITTNRFVMRFLADLLGADVVNIGTPDVSALGAACLAGLQSNVFEDIGQLERLDVAEQTHSPGPAVHPVHTAYEGWKRAVEQLVTSR, encoded by the coding sequence ATGGGTACCCGTTACATTCTGGCCATCGATCAAGGAACCAGCGGAACCAAGACCGTCCTGTTTGATGCGGAGGGGCGAATCGTTGCGAAGGCGACGGAGCCGCTGAAATCGTATTTCCCCCAGCCGGGCTTTGTCGAGCAGGACCCGTTGGAGATCTATCAGAACGTTCTGGTCTCGGTGAGGAAGTGTCTTGAGGCATTCCGAAACACGGTGGGCGCCGATCCGGGCGCGATTGTGACGTGCGGCATCTCCAACCAGCGCGAGACGTTTGTCCTGTGGGACGAATCGGGCCAGCCGTTGTGCAATGCCGTGGTCTGGCAGTGCAAGCGGTCGGTGGCCGTCTGTGACCGCCTCCGGAATACAAAACTGGCCGGCCAGATCGAACGGAGGACGGGATTGATCGTCGATCCCTATTTCTCCGGGACCAAGCTGCTTTGGCTGCGCGAGCACGATCCCAAGGTGGCGGAGGCGATCCGGGCCGGCAGGGCCCTCTTTGGGACGGTGGACACGTGGCTGTTGTACAAACTCACCTCCGGGCGAAGCTACCTGACCGACCACACAAACGCATCGCGCACGCTGCTGTTCAATATCGACCAGTTGGACTGGGACGCTCATCTTCTGGCCGAATACGGATTGACCTCTCTCCGGCTGCCGCAGGCCAGGCCTTCCTCCTTTGAATACGGCGTCACGGACTTCGAGGGGACGCTGCCCGAAGCGATTCCGATCTCCGGGATGATCGGCGATTCCCATGCCGCGGCTTTCGGGGAACGCTGCTTCTCTTCGGGGACCGCCAAAGCCACTCTCGGCACCGGCTGTTCCATATTGCTCAACACCGGCGCCAAGAGAGTCGCCTCGAAAGCGGGCATGGTGACGACGATCTGCTGGAGCACCGCCGAGAGAGTCGATTACGCCCTGGAAGGAATCATCGTCACGTGCGGCGCCACGATCAACTGGTTGCGCGACAACATGGGTCTCTTCGCCGACAGCCGCCAAACGGAGACGATGGCGCTGGCAGTCAAGGACAACGCAGGGGTGTATCTCGTTCCCGCCTTCAGCGGCCTGGGAGCGCCCCACTGGAAAATGGATCTGCGGGCGGCCATTCTGGGGTTGACCCTGGGATGCGACAAGAACCATATCGTGCGGGCCGCGCTCGAATCGATTCCCTATCAGATCAAGGACGTGATTGTCGCCATGGAGAAAGACAGCGGCATCCGGCTGCAACGATTGAAAGTCGACGGCGGCATCACGACCAACCGGTTTGTGATGCGGTTCCTGGCCGATCTGCTGGGTGCGGATGTGGTGAACATCGGGACCCCCGACGTCTCGGCTCTCGGCGCCGCGTGCCTGGCCGGCCTCCAATCGAACGTATTCGAGGATATCGGTCAACTGGAGCGGCTCGATGTGGCGGAGCAGACGCATTCGCCCGGGCCTGCGGTGCATCCGGTTCATACGGCTTACGAGGGATGGAAAAGGGCCGTTGAACAGCTTGTGACATCGCGGTAG
- a CDS encoding lamin tail domain-containing protein translates to MKLACARFCTIACLLTIFVAASAWAQPHVCINEIMASNGTTLADEDGDFEDWIELYNPGPSAVDLRGFGLSDRSDDPLQWVFPEVIIEPGQFLLVWASGKDRRKATAPLHANFRISTEAEEVLLTAPEGARIDETMSHGVPRDISWGRDPDGSGNWCTLAPTPGASNDGWFLPVVSDIAFSHERGFYDEPIRVVLETETPGATIRYTLDGSTPTANHGAIYAGLIPIETTTCLRAIAFKAGWEPTNVHTHTYLFLDHVIRQATDPLTGAQVTPEGYPTSWGSVRGDYQMDPDVVGRNGTDIFGGLYANTIRDDLKAVPTISLVMNRDDWFGSKGIYINQSQDGTERVASMEYIDPAGAEGFQVNCALAMQGGISGGGTSLQRWKTFKLSMRPRFKPYTDDGTPTGGPSRLDFKLFGDSPVERHNTVVLDAVLNHSWLHPGGDQRNTAVYIQDQYVADLHDAMGGHSPHGAYAHMYINGLYWGLYYIHERPDHAWAAEMFGGGKDEYDAIKHGSGGVINSATGGSATANYNAMVAAANAVAADPDNAAKYDALCERLDVDDFIAYLLANWYTGNHDWPHKNWYATRRNAPGGKWRFHSWDAEHTLEGTNEVGKSPSDIHLKLSQNAEYRVRMADLVYRYFFHGRPLSYPASAEAFLFRMGQIERAIVGESARWGDNRQSRPYTQQDWLNTQTIKLTGMFPNRADQVLGWLKAVGLYPRIDAPEFRAQGLAQHGGPIPSGGIVSMTGDPGTVWYTLDGSDPRRPGSGGQAGEEFAWVTEDAPKKVLVPTASIGDGWRGLEFGDSAWISGAGGVGYERSTGYEHLFEIDVHDAMYGRNTSCYIRISFEVTPEGLTEAAGLRLKVRYDDGFVAYLNGVEVQRAMFNGVPSWNSGAAGSHSDAEAVHLETFDISSSIHHMRLGRNILAIHGLNAGATSSDFLISVELTSIMGSGGAVPSGVSPSASQYVRPLMLTESVQIAARAFDGQTWSALNEVTFGVGPVAQSLRISELMYHPVDPNAEYVELTNVGSQTINLNLVAFTDGIRYTFPGVELAPGAYMLVAEDLAAFEAAYGAGLPVVGPYSGKLSNAGERIELQDATGAVIQSFTYRDNWYRITDGQGFSLTVKDPAGSDSLDAKDAWRPSAQPGGSPGFDD, encoded by the coding sequence ATGAAACTCGCTTGCGCAAGATTCTGCACTATCGCATGTCTTCTGACGATCTTCGTCGCGGCTTCTGCCTGGGCCCAGCCGCACGTGTGCATCAATGAGATCATGGCCTCGAATGGGACGACGCTGGCGGATGAGGACGGCGATTTCGAGGACTGGATCGAGCTGTACAATCCCGGTCCGTCTGCCGTCGATCTGAGAGGTTTTGGATTGTCCGACCGGTCCGACGACCCCCTCCAATGGGTCTTTCCCGAGGTCATCATCGAGCCGGGGCAGTTCCTTCTGGTCTGGGCCTCCGGGAAGGATCGGCGAAAGGCGACGGCGCCGCTTCATGCCAACTTCCGGATTTCGACAGAGGCAGAGGAGGTGCTGCTGACCGCTCCGGAGGGCGCTCGGATCGATGAGACGATGTCCCACGGAGTCCCGCGCGATATCTCCTGGGGTCGCGATCCCGATGGCTCGGGCAACTGGTGCACCCTGGCGCCTACCCCGGGGGCCTCCAACGACGGATGGTTTCTGCCGGTTGTGTCCGACATCGCGTTCAGCCATGAGCGCGGCTTCTACGACGAGCCGATCCGCGTGGTCCTGGAGACTGAGACGCCGGGCGCCACGATTCGCTACACCCTCGATGGAAGTACACCGACGGCCAACCACGGAGCCATCTACGCCGGGTTGATTCCGATCGAGACGACGACCTGCCTGAGGGCCATAGCCTTCAAGGCGGGGTGGGAACCGACGAATGTGCATACCCACACCTACCTGTTTCTCGATCACGTCATCCGTCAGGCCACCGATCCGCTGACCGGCGCGCAGGTGACGCCCGAAGGGTACCCCACCTCGTGGGGCTCCGTGAGGGGCGACTATCAGATGGACCCGGACGTCGTGGGCCGGAACGGGACCGACATCTTCGGCGGGCTGTATGCGAACACCATTCGCGACGACCTCAAGGCCGTTCCGACGATCTCGCTGGTGATGAACAGAGACGATTGGTTCGGCAGCAAGGGAATCTACATCAACCAGTCACAGGACGGCACGGAACGCGTGGCGTCGATGGAGTACATCGATCCGGCTGGGGCCGAGGGCTTTCAGGTCAACTGCGCGCTCGCCATGCAGGGCGGCATCAGCGGCGGGGGGACCAGCCTGCAACGATGGAAGACGTTCAAGCTGTCCATGCGGCCCCGCTTCAAGCCGTACACCGACGACGGGACGCCCACGGGGGGCCCGAGCCGGCTCGACTTCAAGCTGTTTGGCGACTCGCCCGTCGAACGCCATAACACGGTGGTCCTCGACGCCGTGTTGAACCACTCGTGGCTTCACCCAGGCGGCGATCAGCGGAACACCGCCGTGTACATCCAGGACCAGTACGTCGCCGATCTCCATGACGCCATGGGCGGGCATTCGCCCCACGGCGCCTACGCCCACATGTACATCAACGGTCTCTACTGGGGTCTGTATTACATCCACGAACGGCCCGATCATGCCTGGGCCGCTGAGATGTTCGGGGGCGGCAAAGATGAGTATGACGCGATCAAGCACGGCAGCGGAGGCGTGATCAACAGCGCAACCGGCGGCAGCGCCACGGCCAACTACAATGCGATGGTCGCGGCGGCGAACGCCGTGGCTGCGGACCCGGACAATGCCGCGAAGTACGATGCTTTGTGCGAGCGGCTCGACGTAGACGACTTCATCGCCTATCTGCTGGCCAACTGGTACACGGGCAACCACGACTGGCCGCATAAGAACTGGTATGCGACGCGACGCAACGCGCCGGGCGGAAAGTGGCGCTTCCACTCCTGGGACGCCGAACACACGCTCGAAGGGACGAACGAGGTAGGAAAGAGCCCTTCGGACATTCACCTCAAGCTCTCGCAGAACGCCGAATACCGCGTACGCATGGCCGACCTGGTGTATCGTTACTTCTTCCACGGCAGACCGCTGAGTTACCCGGCTTCGGCCGAAGCGTTCCTGTTCCGAATGGGCCAGATCGAGCGGGCGATCGTAGGCGAATCGGCCCGGTGGGGCGACAACCGCCAGTCACGTCCGTATACTCAGCAGGACTGGCTCAACACGCAGACGATCAAGCTGACCGGCATGTTCCCGAACCGCGCCGATCAGGTGCTCGGCTGGCTCAAGGCGGTCGGGCTGTATCCCAGGATCGACGCGCCCGAGTTTCGCGCACAGGGTCTTGCCCAGCACGGCGGGCCGATCCCGTCGGGGGGCATCGTCTCGATGACGGGCGATCCCGGCACGGTCTGGTACACCCTGGACGGCAGCGATCCGCGCCGGCCCGGCTCAGGCGGCCAGGCGGGCGAGGAGTTCGCGTGGGTCACGGAGGATGCGCCGAAGAAGGTCCTGGTCCCGACGGCATCCATCGGCGACGGCTGGCGCGGCCTGGAGTTCGGCGACTCGGCCTGGATCAGCGGCGCCGGCGGCGTCGGCTACGAGCGCAGCACGGGCTACGAACATCTGTTCGAGATCGACGTGCACGATGCCATGTACGGGCGCAACACGAGCTGTTACATCCGCATTTCATTCGAGGTCACGCCGGAGGGTCTGACCGAGGCCGCTGGGTTGAGGCTGAAGGTTCGATACGACGACGGCTTCGTGGCGTATCTCAACGGGGTGGAAGTGCAGCGGGCCATGTTCAATGGTGTGCCATCGTGGAACTCGGGCGCTGCGGGCAGCCATTCGGACGCCGAAGCCGTCCATCTCGAAACGTTCGACATCTCTTCCTCGATCCATCACATGCGTCTGGGCCGCAACATCCTGGCGATTCACGGCCTGAACGCCGGCGCCACCAGCTCAGACTTCCTGATCTCCGTGGAGCTGACCTCGATCATGGGCAGCGGCGGCGCCGTTCCCAGCGGCGTCTCACCGAGCGCGAGCCAGTACGTTCGGCCGCTGATGCTGACCGAGAGCGTGCAAATCGCGGCGCGGGCGTTCGACGGACAGACGTGGAGCGCGTTGAACGAAGTGACGTTCGGCGTCGGGCCGGTGGCCCAGAGCCTTCGGATCAGCGAGCTGATGTATCATCCTGTCGATCCGAACGCCGAGTACGTCGAATTGACCAACGTCGGCAGCCAGACGATCAACCTGAATCTGGTCGCGTTCACGGACGGGATTCGATACACCTTCCCCGGCGTCGAACTGGCTCCGGGGGCCTACATGCTGGTCGCCGAGGACCTCGCGGCCTTCGAGGCGGCCTACGGCGCGGGTCTGCCCGTCGTCGGGCCGTATTCAGGCAAGCTCAGCAATGCGGGCGAACGGATCGAACTCCAGGATGCGACGGGCGCGGTCATCCAGAGCTTCACCTACCGCGACAACTGGTATCGAATCACCGACGGACAGGGCTTCTCGCTGACCGTCAAGGACCCGGCCGGATCGGACTCGCTCGACGCCAAGGACGCCTGGCGTCCCAGCGCCCAGCCGGGCGGATCGCCGGGGTTCGACGACTGA
- a CDS encoding discoidin domain-containing protein: protein MCTRVVISLLCLLTMHPAARAATFTVVDLPAAGTDDAIGIDSDKIYTHTFDFGLGAPVTINGVAFEQGPSAGVSSAYTGTSLWGYGYTLNSTASGVTVDVHAGNDNIDADGDSNGLLRDMIYHSGGPVGEGTVVTLSGLTPGTTYSTRWYFRAYASGANRTITVQADGESHGVFSDTFEINIDAGGAHYLDYTFTADDTDVTIRFITHYDNMSAHIYGLSNEVIGLPAGASNPSPAAGDTDVPRDIDLGWTPGEFANTHDVYLGIAFDDVNEASRTDPRGVLVSQGQPATTYAPSGPLGYGQTYYWRVDEVNAPPDSTIYRGEVWSFTTEPFAYPVAGVVATTNGAFDEGAGPDKTVDGSGLNDADQHSTESTDMWLATPVAGEALWIQYEFEKVLKLHELLVWNYNVQFEPVLGFGIKSMTIEYSVDGEEWTVLGDAEFARATARPDYVANTVVDFGGVPARFVRLNVNSGHGMMGQYGLSEVRFMHIPVYAREPQPASGATNLAPDLTLRWRAGRESAIHEVYLSTEEQAVIDRTVPVTAVSEALLEAGMLDLARTYYWRVDEVNEAETPATWQGDLWSFDTQEYLVVEDFESYNDVDHRIFDTWIDGWVNNTGSTVGHLETPFAERSIVRGGRQSMPFFYDNSATTYSEATVDVGDLQVGPDWTGHGVKALTVYFHGDPDNSAEQMYLKLNGSKVVYDGDAGYLTQALWRPWNVNLADLNVNLRSVTELSIGFERAGAAGGKGVVYFDDLRLVPTVSPAGTFSIHPWTGDHDSGISSDKVYTHTGKFSGEGNDGEPFFAGNGVYFERDMDRSGTNWTLTGPATNVFDTTNPVNVTGDGAALARGFFYGDQDDNHPVLTLMNLVPGTTYVATFYTVGYGGAGGRFTDITPGDNPRNPTRVDQNSAGSGNGQLITYTYTAIGTEMSFVFDALVTGDSWHHYAFSNEVASSNQAQD, encoded by the coding sequence ATGTGTACCAGAGTTGTCATCTCTCTACTGTGCCTGCTGACGATGCATCCCGCCGCCCGGGCCGCCACGTTCACCGTCGTGGACCTGCCGGCCGCCGGCACCGATGATGCCATTGGCATCGACAGCGACAAGATCTACACCCATACCTTTGATTTCGGCCTGGGGGCACCGGTGACCATCAACGGCGTCGCGTTTGAACAGGGGCCGAGCGCCGGCGTCAGTTCCGCTTACACAGGCACCAGTCTCTGGGGATACGGCTACACCCTCAACAGCACGGCCAGCGGCGTGACCGTAGACGTCCACGCCGGCAATGACAACATCGATGCGGATGGAGATTCGAACGGCCTGTTGCGTGACATGATCTATCATTCCGGCGGGCCCGTCGGCGAGGGCACCGTAGTGACGCTGTCCGGTCTGACGCCGGGAACGACGTATTCGACGCGATGGTACTTCCGCGCGTATGCGAGCGGCGCCAACAGGACTATCACGGTCCAGGCGGATGGTGAGAGCCACGGCGTATTCAGCGACACATTCGAGATCAACATCGATGCCGGCGGAGCGCATTATCTCGATTACACCTTCACCGCTGACGACACCGATGTGACGATTCGGTTCATTACCCATTACGACAACATGAGCGCTCACATCTATGGACTGTCCAATGAAGTGATCGGGCTGCCGGCCGGCGCCTCCAACCCAAGCCCGGCGGCAGGGGATACGGACGTGCCCCGAGATATAGACCTTGGCTGGACGCCGGGAGAGTTCGCCAACACCCATGATGTGTACCTGGGCATCGCCTTCGATGACGTCAACGAAGCAAGCCGGACCGATCCGAGAGGTGTCCTGGTCAGCCAGGGTCAGCCGGCAACGACCTATGCGCCTTCCGGCCCCCTCGGATACGGCCAGACCTACTACTGGCGAGTCGATGAAGTCAATGCGCCTCCGGACAGCACGATCTACAGAGGCGAGGTCTGGAGCTTCACGACCGAGCCGTTCGCGTATCCGGTCGCAGGTGTCGTCGCCACGACCAACGGGGCCTTCGATGAAGGCGCCGGGCCCGACAAGACGGTTGACGGCTCAGGTCTCAACGACGCCGATCAGCATTCGACCGAAAGCACCGACATGTGGCTGGCGACCCCTGTTGCGGGCGAGGCGCTGTGGATTCAATATGAGTTCGAGAAAGTCCTGAAACTGCACGAGCTGCTGGTGTGGAACTACAACGTCCAGTTCGAGCCGGTGCTCGGCTTCGGGATCAAGAGCATGACGATCGAGTACTCTGTCGATGGTGAAGAGTGGACGGTGCTGGGTGATGCGGAATTCGCCCGAGCGACGGCCCGGCCCGACTACGTCGCCAACACCGTGGTCGATTTCGGCGGCGTGCCCGCTCGATTCGTCCGTCTCAACGTCAACAGCGGCCACGGCATGATGGGGCAGTACGGGCTCAGTGAAGTCCGCTTCATGCACATCCCCGTGTACGCCCGCGAGCCGCAGCCGGCTTCCGGCGCGACGAACCTCGCCCCGGACCTCACCCTGCGCTGGCGCGCGGGTCGTGAGTCAGCCATCCACGAGGTGTACCTGAGCACCGAGGAGCAGGCGGTGATCGATCGGACCGTCCCTGTGACCGCGGTGTCCGAAGCTCTCCTGGAGGCCGGCATGCTGGACCTGGCCCGGACGTACTACTGGAGAGTCGATGAGGTCAACGAGGCCGAGACTCCCGCCACCTGGCAAGGCGACCTCTGGAGCTTTGACACGCAAGAGTATCTCGTCGTGGAGGATTTCGAGAGCTACAACGACGTCGATCATCGCATCTTCGACACCTGGATCGACGGGTGGGTCAACAACACCGGCTCGACGGTGGGCCACCTCGAGACCCCGTTTGCCGAGCGGAGCATCGTGCGCGGTGGCCGTCAATCCATGCCGTTCTTCTACGACAACAGCGCCACCACGTATTCCGAGGCGACCGTGGATGTCGGCGATCTGCAGGTCGGCCCGGACTGGACCGGGCATGGCGTCAAAGCTCTGACGGTGTATTTCCATGGCGACCCGGACAATTCGGCCGAGCAGATGTATCTGAAACTCAACGGCTCCAAGGTCGTGTATGACGGCGACGCCGGGTACCTGACGCAAGCACTGTGGCGGCCGTGGAATGTGAACCTGGCGGATCTGAACGTGAACCTTCGCAGCGTCACGGAGTTGAGCATTGGCTTCGAGCGTGCCGGGGCAGCGGGTGGCAAGGGAGTGGTTTACTTCGACGATCTCCGGCTGGTTCCGACGGTTTCTCCGGCGGGCACGTTCTCCATCCATCCATGGACCGGCGATCACGATTCCGGCATCAGCAGCGACAAGGTCTATACGCATACCGGGAAATTCAGCGGTGAAGGCAACGACGGCGAGCCATTCTTCGCGGGCAACGGGGTCTATTTCGAACGCGACATGGATCGTTCCGGGACGAACTGGACATTGACCGGTCCGGCAACGAATGTGTTCGACACGACCAACCCTGTCAACGTCACCGGCGACGGCGCGGCTCTTGCGCGAGGGTTCTTCTACGGCGACCAGGACGACAACCATCCCGTGCTTACCCTGATGAATCTGGTGCCCGGCACGACGTATGTTGCGACATTCTATACGGTTGGGTACGGCGGGGCAGGAGGACGTTTCACGGACATCACGCCCGGCGACAATCCACGCAATCCAACGCGTGTCGATCAAAACAGCGCCGGCTCGGGCAACGGACAACTGATTACGTATACGTATACCGCGATTGGCACCGAAATGAGCTTCGTGTTCGACGCTCTTGTGACGGGCGACTCGTGGCACCATTACGCCTTCTCGAACGAGGTCGCAAGCTCCAATCAGGCACAGGATTGA